The sequence below is a genomic window from Papio anubis isolate 15944 chromosome X, Panubis1.0, whole genome shotgun sequence.
CAGTGTGCTGCtggtataaacacacacatatagaccaatggaataaaagAGAGCTGTGAAGTAGACTCTTGCTTATTTATGtaagtgatttttgacaagaatGCCATGACTattaaatgaggaaagaaaatatttttaacagtcagtgctgggaaaactacaTGGACACTTGCAAAAAAAAGATATTGGACCCTTACCTTACATCATATACACCATATACCTTACACTATGCTGTCTTAAATGAaccaaagacctaaacataagagctaaaactgtaaaactgttagaaggaaacatGAGAGAAAGCTATTATGAAACAGGATTTTGCAACAATTTGTCAGCTATGACACAAAGAGCACAGGAATGGAAACAGGAGATACATTGGactctattaaaattaaaataaatgcatcaaGGGACACcatcaacagaatgaaatgacaactcacagaatgagaCAAAAATTGTGAATTATATATCCAATGAgaaattaatatccagaatatacaaagaattcctACAACTTAATGATAATAAACAAGCACCAacgaaaaagtgggcaaatggattgaataggtatttctcagagatacaaatggccaataaaagaataaaacgaTCCTCAATTTCACTAATCATTAACGAAATGCAAGTCAAAAGTAAAATGAGGTACCACTGTACATTCATTATGATgactattacaaaaataaatacataaaaactgtGAATGAAGATATGGAGAATTTGGAATACTTGTgcattgctgatgagaatgtaaaatggtacagccactgtgaaaaacagtttggcagctcctcaaaaagttaaattatcATATTatccagtaattctacttctCAGTATATACTCGAATGAAAGGAAACCAGagatttgaacaaatatttgtacacaaatgttcatagcatcatCATTCacatagccaaaatgtggaacaACATTTTGTCTATTGTCAGatgaattgaaaaacaaaatgtgatatataggtgcagtggaatattactcagccttaaaaaagaatgaaattgtgataaatgctataacataaatgaatcttgaagacagtatgctaagtgaaatagacataaaagaacaaatatagtATGATTTCAGTTGTATGAGGCACCAAGGAAAAGAATTTACCAGGgactgagggagggaggaatagggaattattttttaatgggtacATATTTTATGTTTGGGATAACAAAACAGTTCTGAAAATGGATAATGgtgattgcacaacaatgtgcaTGTACTTACTGCCACTAAATTGTACTCTTAAAgtggtaattttatgttatagTATAGTTTACTCCaattaaaaaatcttataaaattaataaaaataatatacctCAATAGgatgaagggaaaaaatgattatctcaattgacacaaaaaagcatttgacaaaatccaacaccctctaataataataataataaacctgtCAACAAACTGGGAATAGAAGGTAACTTCTTCAAGATAAGAGACACATGTGACTAAAAAACAGAGCTAAATTCACATTTAACAGTCAAAGGCTGAAACTTCTCCCCCTAAGTATAAGAAGAGGACAAGAATACCCCCTCACTATTtccattcaacattgtactgCAGTAGGTTCTAGACAGGGCAattgagcaagaaaataaataaatacaagtcacccatattagaaaggaaaatgtaaaactatttttatttgctgattATACCATTGTATATAGAGATGATCCTAAGGAATCCATTAGTAACTACTGAAACAATTAAAAGGATTCAGTCAAATTTCAGGATATGctatggattgaatgtttgtgGCCTTGTCCCCTAAATGTATATGTTAAAGCCTAATCTCCAGTGTGATAATATTtgaaggtggagcctttgggataTAATTAAGTCATTAGGGCAGAGCCCCTatggatgggattagtgctcttatacgAGGTGGCCAGAGAACtagctctctctctgctctccaccatgtgagggtACAATGAGAAGACAGCCATTTGGAACCAGGAAGAGGGCCTATCGCCGGGAACCAAATTGGCCTGTGCTTCttatcttggactttccagcctccagaactgtgagaaatatatgtttattatttcagcCACTCATTCTATGGTAATTTATTATaacagcctgaactaagacaagATACAGTATCAATGCTTAAAAATCATGAGGGAGGAGTTTGAGTTGCCAGGCGGCCACGAGGATCTGCATCCAAATGCGTGTGCAAGTCGAGATGTCGCATCCGTCCCCCCAAGTCAAGCCCTCCAACCCCAGTAACCCTCGAGTCTTCTTTGACGTGGACATCGGAGGGGAGCGAGTTGGTCGAATTGTCTTAGAATTGTTTGCAGATATTGTACCCAAAACTGCGGAAAATTTTCGTGCACTGTGTACAGGAGAAAAAGGCATTGGACCCACGACTGGGAAATCTCTCCATTTCAAAGGATGCCTTTTTCATCGAATTATTAAGAAATTTATGATTCAGGGTGGAGACTTCTCAAATCAGAATGGGACAGGTGGAGAAAGTATTTATGGTGAAAAATTTGAAGATGAAAATTTCCATTATAAGCATGATCGGGAGGGTTTACTAAGCATGGCAAACGCAGGTTGCAACACAAATGGTTCTCAGTTTTTTATCACAACAGTTCCAACTCCTCATTTGGATGggaaacatgtggtgtttggccaAGTAGTTAAAGGAATAGGAGTGACAAGGATAttggaaaatgtggaagtgaaaGGTGAAAAACCTGCTAAATTGTGCATTATTGCAGAATGTGGAGAATTGAAGGAAGGAGATGATTGGGGAATATTCCCAAAAGATGGCTCTGGCGGCAGTCATCCAGATTTCCCTGAGGATGCAGATATAGATTTAAAAGATgtagataaaattttattaataacagaagacttaaaaaatattggaggccgggcgcggtggctcaagcctgtaatcccagcactttgggaggccgaggcgggtggatcacgaggtcaggagatcgagaccatccgggctaacatggtgaaaccccgtctctactaaaaaaaatacaaaaaaaactagccgggcgtggtggcgggcgcctgtagtcccagctactcggaggctgaggcaggagaatggcgtgaacctgggaggcggagcttgcagtgagccgagatcgcgccactgcactccagcctgggtgacacagcgcgagactccatctcaaaaaaaaaaaaaaaaaaattttggaaatacttttttCAAAACCCAGAACTGGGAGATGGccattaaaaaatatgcaaaagtttTAAGATATGTGGACAGTTCAAAGGCTGTTATTGAGACAGCAGATAGAGCCAAACTGCAACCTACAGCTTTAAGCTGTGTACTGAATATTGGTGCTTGTAAACTGAAGATGTCAAATTGGCAGGGAGCAATTGACAGTTGTTTGGAGGCTCTTGAAATAGACCCATCAAATACCAAAGCATCGTACCGCAGAGCTCAAGGATGGCAAGGATTAAAAGAATATGATCAAGCATTGGCTGATCTTAAGAAAGCAGAGGAGATAGCACCAGAAGATAAAGCTATCCAGGCAGAACTGTTGAAAGTCAAACAAAAGATAaagtcacagaaagagaaagagaaggcagtATATGCAAAAATGTTTGCTTAGAAAGCATTCAGTTTTGCTTATTGTGTGTTGTGTAAATgcaataagaaaatgtaaagttTTTTGTCTATTAATATGATCCCTAATGTGTTTCTTTTGATGCCTTAGTTCCTTATTGTTTACAGTTTAGGAGTACTGATAGGGGTTCATGCTTAATAAACGTGTCACAATACAGTCAGTaaagtggttttgtttgtttctttgagatggagtcttgctctgtcacccaggctggagtgcagtggcacgatctcggctcactgcatcctctgcctcccgggttcaagtgattctcctgcctcagcttcccaagtagctgggattacaagcatatgccaccacgcctggctaatttttgtatttttagtagagatggggtttcaccatattggtcacgtcacgctggtcttgaactcctgacctcgtgatctgcccctgccttggcctcccaaagtgctgggattacaggtgtgagccaccatgcccgaccaagtaaaatgtttttaaaaatggttatctGCATTATTCATAAAGAATAATGGTGTCCAGTCTTTTTAAACTTGTAAAGACACATCTTACTGAATAAAGAGATGACAGTttagtttgttaaaaaaaaaaaaaaaaaaaaaatcatgagggCTCaatcccacaagactgccctgCACTTTAGATGCCAATTACAAGTTCCAGGTTATGATCTGTACTTCTAACAGAACAACTATAAATCTcgttcaattaatttgctggagaagctcacagaactcagggaaacacttcaCTTACATTTACCCATCTATTGGAAAGGATATTACAGAAGATACAGATGAACACCCAGAAGGAAGAGATATATTGGGCAAGGTATGTAGAATGGGGCACCAGGCTTCCATGCCCTGTTCAAGTGAGGCACCCTTCAGGAACCTCCAGGTGTCCAGCTATCCCAAAGCTCTCTTAACCTTGTTATTTTGGGTtcttatggaggcttcattatgtagacatcattggccattggtgatcgaTTCAACCTTTAACTCCTCTCTGCTCCAATCTTCTAATCATTCCCTGGTCTTTCCAGTGAACAGCCCACATCCTGAAGATATCTAGGGTCTGCCAATCATCAGTCATCttattagcatacaaaagacactcTTATCGCTCAGGATACTTCAAGGGTTTTAGGGGCTGTATGCCAGAAAAGGAGATCAAAGAGTAAACATATATTTCACAACATCACAGTGAATAATTCCATTTAccatagcatcaaaaagaataaaataacttagaaataaatctaaccaaaactacaaaacattgctgaaataatttaaagaagatctaaataaattcCAAGATACCCAGTGTTCATAGGAAACTCTGTTCGTGGGAAATTATGTCCTCTGGAAACTCTGTGTTCAGGGATTGTAAGGCAATATTGTTGAGATAACAATACTCCCCAAGTTtatctacagagtcaatgcaacccttatcaaaatcccaatggtcCTTTtgttcagaaaaggaaaagacaatcctaaaattcatatggagtcGAAAGCGACcatgaaattagctgggcatggtggcgcacgcctgtaaccccagtactcaggatggtgaggcaggagaatcgcttgaacccaggaggcggaggctgcagtgagccgagatcgtgtcactgcactctagcctgggcgacagagcaagactccgtctcaaaaaaaaaagggaccatGGGTAGCCAATAaaatcttaataatattttcagagaaatCACACTTACTGATTTCAAACACACTGCacagttacagtaatcaaaaaataaatgtggcTCTTGCATaaggataaataaaaaacatggtTTTCGCATACAATTCTATGAGATAGAATTAGGAGTCCAGATATAAGCCTATACATCTGTAgtaaattgattttcaacaagtaTGCCAAGACAATTAAATGAGCTAAGAATTGTCTCTCCAACAGAAggtgctgagacaactggatatccgtgtgcaaaagaatgaatttggtcCCCTTTCATCACACCATGTCTTCATCACACCATATGTAATAATTCAAAATGGGtcaaagacataaatataagagctaaaaacaaacaaaattttacaagaaaatataggGGTACATTTTCATGAACTTGGATTTGGCAACGTTTAGTTAGATGTGACTCCAAAAGCACAACCAAGTTTTAAGCTTTTGTGCATCAAAaatactatcaagaaagtgaaaagacaccCCACAAAAcgggataaaatattttcaaatcatatatctggtaaGGTTCTCCtatccagaatttaaaaagaacaattaacAGCCCTgctacaaacaattcaattaaaaaatgaataaagcacttgaaatagacatttctccaaagatacacaaatgtcCAACAAGCACACAAAAAGACGCTCAttctcattagtcattagagaaatgcaaaataaaaccacaataagatacctcttcatacccactaggatggctgtaaCGATAAAAACGATGGAATCATTTCTATAATGTCTTTCTCCACAGATTTATGATCTCACAAAATCCTGTTTTAATTATAGCAATTGTTCTGAGTTATAAGTTTAGTGTCTACGTTATTCTGTTCAAGTGAACAGAATAACTCATGCGAAAGCACAATTTacaggtatttaaaaattaaacgtCTGAAGATAGGAGGCAACGGCAAAATTATGAAAAATCCTAATGCTGAATTTTATGAAGCTACTACAAAACATGTTCtcagaaaatatcttaaaaaacTGAGCAAATGTTTATTCTGTATGCAAATAGGCAGGGCATGAAAGTGCGTATGCAAAATTATCCAAGCTTTGTAAGAgcttagaaaaaagga
It includes:
- the LOC116271990 gene encoding peptidyl-prolyl cis-trans isomerase D-like, encoding MRVQVEMSHPSPQVKPSNPSNPRVFFDVDIGGERVGRIVLELFADIVPKTAENFRALCTGEKGIGPTTGKSLHFKGCLFHRIIKKFMIQGGDFSNQNGTGGESIYGEKFEDENFHYKHDREGLLSMANAGCNTNGSQFFITTVPTPHLDGKHVVFGQVVKGIGVTRILENVEVKGEKPAKLCIIAECGELKEGDDWGIFPKDGSGGSHPDFPEDADIDLKDVDKILLITEDLKNIGNTFFKTQNWEMAIKKYAKVLRYVDSSKAVIETADRAKLQPTALSCVLNIGACKLKMSNWQGAIDSCLEALEIDPSNTKASYRRAQGWQGLKEYDQALADLKKAEEIAPEDKAIQAELLKVKQKIKSQKEKEKAVYAKMFA